The window AGACAGTTAGAGGTAAGCAACACTGATGCTAGAAGGAACATTAtatacacacagagcagcagaccaCCTACCTTCAACCTGCTTAGCCCACCACAGACCTCAACAACCTTggtttccctttaaaaaaaacagcgtTTTCTTAGCAGACGATGCTAGCCGCAAAATGACTTCCGGctgtgcttttcaaaataaaactggaagAAAAGCTTAAAAATCTGGAATGAGATAAATGTCATTGCCTTCAATTTTTCATTATACTTCTATATAAGTACAAAATAATATCTGAATTGTGGactttaaatacttttcttCCTAAATGAATGCTGTAGTAGACATTAGTTTTGGAAAAAACATTCAGTGACACTGAACTACCCCACCAGAAACACTTGATTGGTGAACATTCTGACCCCAAATTATAATTagagaagtaaaataaaacatttaaacacggAAATCtcatgctctttattttctgaGACCCACAAATGTTCTACTGATGGAAATacaataatgacattaaatTGCCCTATCACAAATGATGCAGGTAGTAAACCTTTCTCCCAGTGGATATTTTGGCTCAAACCACAGCGGTAATTTATAATATTAACAACAGCTCTGTTCTATGCAAGTGTCCCATAAGCATcattaatactttattatttatgccttttgtttttctactgtgAATTTTCAGTCTCTCAACTGAAGTTCATTTACATGAAAGTGTACGTTTGCATTAGCTGCAACTATGAGTCTACTAATGGTTCTCAGTTCTATATCATATAACCGTGAATGTTTGGGGGTTTTTGactgacaaaaaaagacatttagagacctatattttatttactatttattcatttaatccTTTGGGATTTTAAACTACATTGTTAAAAAGTTATCTGGATTTCAAACCAATGCTTTTTTGCCAAGGCCGTTGTTTTTACACGTCATAGCAGGGTAAAGCACAGGTGCAATTAATGACAGTAATTATCTCTGACACAAAACTCCCACCCACACATCACAGCTGTCCAATCAAAGCCTCAACCGCTCCTTTGGGGGTTAAACTTCATCATAGATGTTTTAAATCTGTGACTTCATTGGgtagaaaacaaataaatacagagatGGTATATCATAGGCAATTAAGCAGAAGTGCATGTGCATAGTGATATAATAATTTGCAGAAAGTAAGTAATGCAGAATGAGTGATGCTACAATTTACAGcacagatgttttaaatgtaaatatcaaagatgtttttattcagagaATAGATAGTCCAATAAGAGTATCTAAAATATTCCGAAACTAGTATAAGGTGCACCAGTGTTTAGTTAATACCcccaaataataatattacaatcAGATGtgataaagaaaaagataaaaagctTAACATATGAATATAACCATTCTAtgattatcaaaatatttgCAGATTACCTTTGTCGATTTGTCGATTGGGAAATACATTcgaaagaaatgttttttttccagtttctgctttttttctatGTGCGTCAACAAAGGTCAAGGCGGTTACCATTTATTGTGACTCAACAATCTGTGTTTGGATTATCCAGCAGTACCAGAGGATGTATGTGGTAGGATGCTTTATAAACCTACATGAACGGTTTAAATTCAAGTTCCTGTTTTACCAAGCAGCTTTGAGGGCAAGGAATTTGATGTAAATCTGTAAACTGAACAAATCCTAGACATTGAGAGCAGATGATGTTAATCCTATGATACAGATATCCATTGATGCTTTGTTTCATAATGATGCTTACGGGAATATGATTGGCtccaaaaggagaaaatgttgaATGGGAGTCTAAATGAAATTCTTTCCACTTGACTGCAGGGGTggctgataaaaaataaaatcctctaGAGGCAACACTTATATATTTTGTCCACCTATGATGTTTGTAAAGTTATCGACTTGCttgaagcaaaacattttctggGTCTATGTCTACAGCAACAGAAGGAATTTCTGGCAATCAGCTAGGCCTTACTTATTCTGTTGCAGGccacatttttgcttttgttgtggCTTAAACAAAGTCTTTAAACCTGAATAACTGGAGATTAACTATACATACCTTATAGTTTAGGATTCACTAAAGTTTGGCACgggatgaaaaataaaatcccagTTTTTCAACCCTATTGTAAGTGATTTGGCAGGgacaattaaatgaaattcaactcttttttatttggtaGGGAAGAGGGAGGCAAATCTGCACTCTTGAAGTGAATTCAACTTTTCTAGAGGAGGTTTTAATTATTTCCTCTTCCAAAATGTACATAGCCTCACTTTATAAGTCTATGAAGCTTTAGAAATAATTTCATTCAGTATATAATATTGTTTCTTAGCATATCATTTTTTCCCTGTTGcctcttttttgttgtgttttgtgaccCAGTGGATTGACACATCCAATTCACCTCTTGTTTTCTTGATACATTATAATAACAAGAGCTTGAGTCCGATATCTCCATTTTAATGTCactaacaaaataaatcctaaaTTGTTATTATAGTCACTGGTAAAGGGTTAAATACAggtttacatactgtatagttCATTGTGTCATTGACCTGTGGCCGTGCTGGATGCCATCTCTGTTAACCAGCAGGACAATAATCTGATATCCAATAAGAGGATTTACATGTAGCTGCAAGCAAAGTTATGTTTCCAATTCCATCTGGTTAAATCTCTATGCCTATTAGTTAAGTTAATGTGTTAATAATATGTCTCAATCATGATGATACCTGTGTataattctaaaataaaaacaaaagatcaTTGTCTAGAGTCTATGGTATTGTGTCACTTGAACTTCTGAAGATTTGTGTACCTCCTCCCAATTAGGAATTAGGCTTAAACCTTTATCCTCTTTCATTTACTTTACCATCCGGCCTTTGTTCCCTTCCAGTACCAACATCCAAAAGCATTGCATATTGATATCCATCTCAAACAATTTAATGTAAACGTAAAAGACACTTTAGCTAAAACAAAAAGAATTCAGTATATATGCACAGTATTTTATGGAAGAAATTCATCACAAAGAGTTTTAGTTTTCCCCACAGAATAAAGACACGCAATGGTTTCTTCCAATCAAGGCCTTCCAATATGACTTTCCTGTGTAATCTGTAGGGATTGCAAACAGATTAATGTATGGCACAGTGGCTgtgcattaataaataaataataggaaaaacaacaatgttttttttgtcttcaaaTCACCAGAATTGACTTTAAGTATTATGAACTCATTTCTtagaatatatattatttaacagaGGGTGAACTAATGCATTTATTGACATGGCTCCACACAGCCAACATCATGTGAGCCAGGCAGCTCAGGAGAGGATAATAGTATTTAGATGTCCTGTAAGCATGCGGAACCTCCCAGTCAGCAACATTAATGGGGACAAGACGCATGCTGATCATGTCCTCTTCTGAGgtagaggggaggggggtgggaggggttattAGACAGAAGTAATGCTGGATGGTCTGAGCCCTCTGTCTGTTGTGTAGTTTAGGGTGGATCATCATGGGGAGCACCAAATTGTGGAGCAGGAGACAGAGCCTCTTCCCTAACTACAAAGTAGCAGAAGTGAATCGAAGACCCTCAGAGATTGCTTATCCACTTGACAAGGAAACCTGCGTGAAGTCATGGAACTCTATGAAGGAGCTGACCAGGGACATCTACGACATTTATGCCGAGtatgaggatgaagaggaggagaattCTCTGAAGCACTGTTTCCCATCCAAGAAGAACTACATGATCAACATCAATGTAGGGGGGAAGACCTACCAGATAGCTTACAAGACGGCAGCTAAGTATCCCCAGACCAGAATAGGGCGCCTGGCCACTTACACGGACCACAACCTGAAGCTGGACCTGTGCGACGACTACACTGTGATCAACAATGAGTACTTCTTCGACAGGGACCCCGAAGTCTTTCACAACATCTTCAACTTCTACAGGACTGGCGTGCTGTGGATCAAGGACGAGTTGTGTCCCCGCAACTTCCTGGAGGAGATCCACTACTGGGGTGTGAGGATGAAGAACACAAACCGCTGCTGCCGCATCTCCTTCGAGGAGCGGCAGGACGAGCTGAATGAGCAGCTGAAGATCCAGAGGGAGCTGGAGGCGGAGGTGGAGATTGAGGAGAACGAGGAGCTCTTTCATGACATGTTCCTGGGTCAGCAGCGCAGAGCTATCTGGAACCTGATGGAGAAGCCGTTTTCTTCCGTCAAGGCCAAGCTGATGGCTGTGGCCTCCAGCCTGTTTGTCTTGGTCTCCCTGGTGGCGATGACTCTCAACACTGTGGAGGAGATGCAATTCTTGACTCCCAAAGGTCAGCTCAGTGGTAAGACGTACTGGGAACACGTTGAGTCCATGTGCATCGCCTTCTTCACTATGGAGTACTTGCTGCGTCTTGTGTCCACTCCTGAACTGTCATCCTTCTGCAGGAGTGTGCTCAACACCGTGGACCTCATTGCCATCCTGCCTCAGCATCTGCAGAGCCTCCTGGAGTTCTTCGACAACGATGAAAACTACATGAAGCACGAGGCCGACATGCAGGCAGTGGGGCAGGTGGGAAAGCTGGGGCAAGTGTTGCGGATCATGAGACTGATGCGAATCTTTCGTATCCTGAAACTGGCACGCCACTCCACAGGTCTGCGGGCATTTGGCTTTACTCTGCGTCAGTGCTACCAGCAGGTGGgctgcctcttcctcttcatcgcCATGGGCATCTTCAGCTTCTCTGCCATGGTTTACACCGTGGAGCACGACATGCCGCAGACTAACTTCACCAGCATTCCTCACGCATGGTGGTGGGCTGCTGTAagttaatacttttaaaaatgtatcgtGCACAGGAGGACAAACTATTTTAACTATTGGCCACATacagagaaatataaagagTCTTTAGTATGACAATATTATATTCATAGTTTTCCAGTTACACTgcaagaaaatgtgtttctagaCCAGAAAACCATCTGACCATGACAACtatttttctattaaaataACTATGCAACTATCCTAAACAGTCTGTCCACATAGATATTACAAAGGGTTTCATTACTTGCTCTtcttaaataatttaattcaatttgaagTAAACCAATATTCTAAATTGAActttaattttttaaaataaaatatgaaaatattaagAAGATTAtgatataatgtaaatattttaaatcttaaCCAGTCATTGCTTCCATGAACATTTCCTATAAAGACCTACAGGTGgatgctttttttcctttaccttGGCTAAAATGGGCTTCCATATTGATATAACATGGCAAAATCAGTTAACTCCTATGGACACTTCATCATCTTCCTACTTTTAAAACAGGATAGGGACTTCCAACTAAGGGCTGTTTGATAGTCAACATGTAGAAGCGCTGtctaataaaagaaaatgcaatgttttataTAAAGACGCAACAAGCCCACATTGACCTCATTAATCAGCACAGGTTTACACACTGCTCCTGctaatgtttttgatttatgtttctCCTTCCTGCAGGTCAGCATCTCCACTGTGGGCTACGGAGACGTTTACCCGGAGACCATACTGGGTCGCTTCTTTGCTTTCATCTGCATCTCTTTTGGTATCATCCTCAACGGTCTGCCCATATCCATCCTCTTCAACAAGTTCTCAGACTATTACTCTAAACTTAAGTCCAATCGGTACACAGCCTCCATGAAGAACAGAGGGAAGGTGAGGCTATCCCACAGGACAGTGAAAAAGTTCAACCGCTGCTTTGAAACCTGCCACTATGACACGTGCTGACTTCTTACGTGACCTTTTATAAGAGAAAATGGTTTACTGTGAAACTGTGCAAAAGAGGTGCAGGTGCTTGGGAGGAATAGATGAAACAGGGACAGAAGACAAGGGTGGAAAAACATCCGGAAGTGTCTCACATTTAATTGGAACATCTAGATTTCCTCAAAACACCAAAAATCAAAACGCCGAAATTTTCAATGCAGGATGGGAaggaaaagtgagaaaaaataagcaatatgACTTACTGATGTCATAAAATATTCAGGTAAATGTTGTTAATGCTTCCATTTCTataatgcattacatttttctaaatgatttaaaggtATGAACACTGGTTAATTAATATTGATATCTCTTTATAACAATAATCATCGATAATAGTATCATACTAATTCATAACTGTCAATCAATGAAACTTGATCATAGTGtattataattgtattgtaaaataattgtattgtaaataaGGAAAGCTTATATTGTCTCTAAATGGGATATATAGGATAGATAAATAGGAAGATGCTTTTTGTAACTTATCATTTTATTGTCAATATTTGTGAATATGATTTGTACATTCAATTTGTGATATTAATCTAAATCTATCacagatttattattttttcgtTTATTTACTAAATAACTTTGTGTccaactgattttttttaaactttaaaatctGATTAAAATCTTTGTTCTCACCAGACTTTATCTATACATATTCTCACACAGGTGATCTTCAGGGGCATGCAAAGTGTAAACGTACTTAACTTTCAAATACTGGTGCTGCTTTTCATGTATTTGCaatgtttaaaagtgtattataCAAAGTATGATTTACAGTTGCTACGTCTCACGTTGCAGTGTGAATACTCGTTTTTCAATAAACGCTGTACTGTCGACTTTCAATTCTCCTCAACGGCCTAATGCTACGTGTTCATGTTGAACTGTCAACTGCACACATCTCCATTGACATCTTCTTGAAAGATTTGCTATTGTAAAACATCTCTGGCTGTGTAAAAAGGTGCACCGACCCAGTTCACCCTCTGATAGAAGAGGGACAACAACCTACTATTTATATAGGTCTGGAGTGCCTCTTGCAATACTTTAGAATGACCACTGAGTGGCAGTCAGATGcataaaacagcaacacaaaataGCTCATGAAACCTGGCTTGTTCACcctgaatacatttattaagAACCCCTCAGTGCTAAGGGTAATGTCAACCAATTGTATAATGCATCACATGTATGACTGTGTTTTATGGATCTTTATTTGGTTTTGTGAAgaaattgattaaataaatatactattgtatattttttaaaggaatcaTGCACTGTTTAGAATATTTTATCAAAACCCATGAGTAGGATTTGGCAAATTAACATATGTacattaagaacatttaaaagaaagtgtGTAAATACTTGGTAATACACATTAATCGAGGGGTGTAAACCAAACTGTAACTAActgtgtaaataaatgtatatgcaATTAAATATACCAAAAtgatataaacatataaatgtaattaattgaGCAAATGTGACATACattaatacttatttttatctgttttttataaatcttaATTTCTCTAAATTTATActcttctttttcattttcccatttctttatttttttcattaacttTTAATTTCGATAACACATAAAGTGaagtaaatgttatttaatgttgTTCACTATTTcgaataataataatctatagATTTTGGCAGGTTCCGTCCGTCATAATCTCTGAAATTGCTCATTCCCTCCAGCAGGTGGCGGTAGGTTAATAAAGAGAACCGCAGCTGCAGTAAATCCTCACAGAAGAAGATCTTCTCTTTCGTTGTAAAGTGACCTCTGTAGCTGTCAGACTCTCCACCACGATGGTTCCTCCAGTTGCAGTGTCGCCTCTGATAAAGGTTTGTTTTGCAGTACTTAATGTGTAAAAAAGTGACTTATGTTTTACTGTAATTTAATTTTGAAATCATATTCCAGGTTTCTAGCTACACAGCACATTCTATCCTGCTAAGCTAacggttagcatgctagcagcTAACGTTAGTCGTAACTTTACAACGTTGCTACAGCTTGTAGCTAGGCAAACAAAGGCTAATCCATTcatttatgtatatgttttaaCAATGCATTTGTTTAATTAGATTAAATGTAGTGACATGCATTCTCCCTTGACGTCTTTTAGCTAACAGGTAACAGTGACACTTTAGTGTCTATTGAAACAACGTAACGTTTGAGCTAACATGTTGCTAATGTCCTTGGGTAAAATAACGTAAGTCtaatagaaaacattttataaatactatGGCAGCTTTTTATCTTGGTTTGAATCAAGTTAACCTAAAAgtaaaggttttattttcagctgTTTCTAGCGATTTCGTTAGGATTTGTCCTTGCTGTCGTCCACTGTTTGGGGGTGACATAGTTAAAACAGGTGGACAGACTGAGTGTGTCATATTTTGATGAAACTAATGCTCGAAGTGGATTCTGTTTTGGCAGAATTAAAGTCCTAATCAATCTGGAAACTCTCTTAAATGTGTAGTTTGACATGAGGTCTTAACACATAATTGCAGCACTGTAAATACTTCAGTGGGTGTAATGTCATTATAACAAAGCAAAGTTAAGTAATGATGGCAAGAGATTCTAAGCAAGAGTTAGTAGTGGTGTGTAGATATTATGTCACCTGATAATGCATTTACTTTTTAAGAAATGCAACACTGGCATTAATTTTCATGCTTTTGTCCTTTACAGACCGCAAGGTATTCCGCTTTGATTGCCGGCATCATCTATGGCAAACAGAGATATGGTGAGTtcttattcattatttactGGAACAGTGCAATGCGTTTAAACTTCCATTGTGTCCTTAATACAACAATAGTTTGTCCAACAAATAAAGAGCAGAGTTTAGACTCCAAACCAGTGGATGTGGATCCATCAATACTTTAAGATTTGATTTAGATTCTTTGGGTCACAATTTGATTCAAATTTGATCCCTGAATTGGGATCAAGTGATGCTTATTTCAGGATGTATACTAGTCTGATGTGCCCTAATAAAGTCAATACGGCAGGTAATGCAAGGAAAGCACAGTAAAGTGTGGATAGGAaaattatgttttcatatttgtagaAGTTGCATTAAGTGTTTGCcattatgtaaacacacaaaataaaacgtaatacaatacatataaatacattttttactaaAGTTTACCTTCAGGACAATTATACATTGTAATACACTTGGCAGGCCTAGGTTAagctgccttttttattttacagaaacatggcaattactaaaataaaggacattttttaaagatctcCTTTGAGTTCCTGCAGAATCTTATTAAAGAGGAATATGAAACTCTAGGCTTTGGTCAgatgtatgtgtatatacaaCTCTTGCTTAGTGCATATTAACAGGATATGCACTTCAGATAATGTTTTCCTCTAAATAATCACTATTTGTTATAAATTAACAGAGTACCTGAAGCCTCTTGGGGCTGAGGATAAGAGGATAgcggaggaggagaaaaaggctCTTGATGAGAAGATTCGCATCCAGAAGGAGATCGAAGGTAACCATATCTGCCTCGTTTCCATGAAACATGTTCAGTTTGCACATGCATATGCCTGCATGCTGTACAATTTAAGAGGGAGTGAAGGCAACAACAGCGTACACTATAATACATTGGTGTTACCTACCTAACCAATTCTAAGTGTACtaatccctctttctctctttacaGCAAATCAAGAAAGTATCCTGAAGTGAAGCAGATGAAGATCTCCATGTATAAATCCCAACCCCTCCCTTCTTTTCCTGGAATAACAACGGCCCTAGTACCCACTAgtcaaacacttcctgttttctgtaTGCATTCATGGATACCTTGTATATTACAATCGCTCCCTGGATTTGCCAGATGCAGTGATGTTAAGTTAGTCATCTTGAACTTTGCGTTGTAATACTTCAAATGCAACCGCACTCAAAAGATAGTAAAGTGTTTGTAACGGAACAATgtcataaatacacatttaaatgatgacGATGGTGTTCGCCTTTTTTTGCCCTGTGACATGAAAACATTGGCCCTTTGGTTAGAATTGGTGTTCTCATACTGCCACTGACAGAGTACAGGTATGATAGaagttatattaaaatgatatgcAATGATTGATGATATTCAGTTGCTTCCTATTTGC of the Eleginops maclovinus isolate JMC-PN-2008 ecotype Puerto Natales chromosome 12, JC_Emac_rtc_rv5, whole genome shotgun sequence genome contains:
- the LOC134873194 gene encoding potassium voltage-gated channel subfamily V member 2-like, with product MGSTKLWSRRQSLFPNYKVAEVNRRPSEIAYPLDKETCVKSWNSMKELTRDIYDIYAEYEDEEEENSLKHCFPSKKNYMININVGGKTYQIAYKTAAKYPQTRIGRLATYTDHNLKLDLCDDYTVINNEYFFDRDPEVFHNIFNFYRTGVLWIKDELCPRNFLEEIHYWGVRMKNTNRCCRISFEERQDELNEQLKIQRELEAEVEIEENEELFHDMFLGQQRRAIWNLMEKPFSSVKAKLMAVASSLFVLVSLVAMTLNTVEEMQFLTPKGQLSGKTYWEHVESMCIAFFTMEYLLRLVSTPELSSFCRSVLNTVDLIAILPQHLQSLLEFFDNDENYMKHEADMQAVGQVGKLGQVLRIMRLMRIFRILKLARHSTGLRAFGFTLRQCYQQVGCLFLFIAMGIFSFSAMVYTVEHDMPQTNFTSIPHAWWWAAVSISTVGYGDVYPETILGRFFAFICISFGIILNGLPISILFNKFSDYYSKLKSNRYTASMKNRGKVRLSHRTVKKFNRCFETCHYDTC